The Helianthus annuus cultivar XRQ/B chromosome 16, HanXRQr2.0-SUNRISE, whole genome shotgun sequence genome includes a window with the following:
- the LOC110916365 gene encoding flavonol 4'-sulfotransferase-like, translating into METTKTKLASPPAAADLEEMLNSLPQHTCSWSKGKYTLHKYQGFWSHRKLLEVAIPAQQSFKARPGDVFLCSYPKSGTTWLKALVYAIITRGKFDKSPLLTTLPHNCLPFLEKELEQIVANQKNSCFAHVATHLPYHSLPESILASNCKMVYIYRNVKDVIVSYYHFSREIAKLTMEDAPFEEAFNEFYQGISLYGPYWDHILGYWRASLERPDIILFLKYEDMKKDPTIHLKRLAEFIGYPFTIEEEKAGVIQSIINLCSFENLSNLEVNKSGCSNGFFGIENRLYFRKAKEGDWKNYFTDEG; encoded by the coding sequence ATGGAAACCACAAAAACAAAACTTGCATCTCCTCCTGCTGCTGCTGACTTGGAAGAGATGTTAAACTCACTTCCGCAACACACTTGTAGCTGGTCGAAAGGCAAGTACACCTTGCACAAGTATCAAGGCTTTTGGAGCCATCGCAAGTTACTTGAAGTAGCAATTCCGGCTCAACAAAGCTTCAAGGCTCGACCAGGTGATGTATTTCTCTGTAGTTACCCCAAAAGTGGCACAACATGGCTAAAGGCCTTGGTCTATGCCATCATAACCCGAGGAAAGTTTGATAAGAGTCCTTTGCTCACAACCTTGCCTCATAACTGTCTTCCCTTCCTCGAGAAAGAGCTTGAACAAATTGTAGCAAACCAGAAGAACTCATGCTTCGCACACGTGGCCACACACCTTCCTTACCATTCCCTCCCAGAATCAATCCTAGCTTCAAACTGCAAGATGGTTTACATATATCGCAATGTAAAAGATGTCATAGTTTCTTATTACCATTTCTCGAGAGAAATAGCAAAACTAACCATGGAAGATGCCCCATTTGAGGAGGCATTCAATGAATTTTATCAGGGCATTTCACTTTATGGGCCATATTGGGATCATATCTTAGGATACTGGAGAGCAAGCTTGGAGAGGCCCGATATAATTCTTTTCTTAAAGTATGAAGATATGAAAAAGGACCCGACAATCCACTTGAAGAGACTTGCTGAGTTCATTGGGTATCCCTTTACAATCGAAGAAGAGAAAGCGGGTGTGATACAAAGCATTATAAACTTGTGTAGTTTTGAGAATTTGAGCAACTTGGAAGTAAACAAAAGTGGTTGTTCAAATGGATTTTTTGGGATTGAAAATCGACTTTACTTCAGGAAGGCTAAGGAGGGAGACTGGAAGAACTACTTCACGGATGAGGGATGA
- the LOC110916134 gene encoding UPF0235 protein At5g63440 isoform X1, with protein MPKRTTHTYSSEDALPDGPDSDLFVYYCKHCSSHVLITDTQLQKMPKRKTDKAYVLDKKKHLTRLNINQAGGKVLLKRGEGKLEKQFRMNCMGCGLFVCYRSEEDLESASFIYVVDGALSTVAAETNPQDAPVPPCISQLEGGLVQVAIEVEDRAQRSAITRVNADDVRVTVAAPAARGEANNELLEFMGKVLGLKLSQMTLQRGWNSKSKLLVVEDLTAREVYEKLLEAVQP; from the exons ATGCCGAAGAGAACGACTCACACGTACTCGAGCGAGGATGCCTTACCAGATGGTCCTGATTCCGATCTCTTCGTCTACTACTGCAAGCATTGCAGCTCTCACGTGCTAATCACCG ATACCCAATTGCAgaaaatgcctaaaagaaaaACCGACAAAGCCTATGTCTTGGATAAGAAAAAGCATCTTACAAGGCTGAACATAAACCAGGCAGGAGGAAAAGTTCTTCTAAAGCG GGGTGAAGGCAAATTAGAAAAACAGTTTCGCATGAACTGCATGGGGTGCGGTCTCTTTGTTTGCTACCGCTCTGAAGAAGACTTGGAATCTGCTTCTTTCATATATGTTGTTGATGGTGCACTCAGTACCGTTGCTGCAGAAACTAACCCACAG GATGCTCCTGTACCACCGTGCATTTCTCAGTTAGAGGGAGGACTCGTCCAGGTGGCGATTGAAGTGGAAGACCGTGCTCAGCGGTCAGCAATTACAA GAGTGAATGCTGATGATGTTAGAGTCACTGTGGCTGCGCCTGCAGCACGTGGGGAAGCTAACAATGAACTTCTAGAATTTATGGGCAAG GTTTTAGGGTTAAAACTAAGCCAGATGACCCTCCAAAGAGGGTGGAATAGCAAGTCTAAGCTCCTCGTG GTGGAAGATTTGACAGCTAGAGAGGTATATgagaaactgcttgaagctgtGCAGCCTTAA
- the LOC110916134 gene encoding UPF0235 protein At5g63440 isoform X2 yields MPKRKTDKAYVLDKKKHLTRLNINQAGGKVLLKRGEGKLEKQFRMNCMGCGLFVCYRSEEDLESASFIYVVDGALSTVAAETNPQDAPVPPCISQLEGGLVQVAIEVEDRAQRSAITRVNADDVRVTVAAPAARGEANNELLEFMGKVLGLKLSQMTLQRGWNSKSKLLVVEDLTAREVYEKLLEAVQP; encoded by the exons atgcctaaaagaaaaACCGACAAAGCCTATGTCTTGGATAAGAAAAAGCATCTTACAAGGCTGAACATAAACCAGGCAGGAGGAAAAGTTCTTCTAAAGCG GGGTGAAGGCAAATTAGAAAAACAGTTTCGCATGAACTGCATGGGGTGCGGTCTCTTTGTTTGCTACCGCTCTGAAGAAGACTTGGAATCTGCTTCTTTCATATATGTTGTTGATGGTGCACTCAGTACCGTTGCTGCAGAAACTAACCCACAG GATGCTCCTGTACCACCGTGCATTTCTCAGTTAGAGGGAGGACTCGTCCAGGTGGCGATTGAAGTGGAAGACCGTGCTCAGCGGTCAGCAATTACAA GAGTGAATGCTGATGATGTTAGAGTCACTGTGGCTGCGCCTGCAGCACGTGGGGAAGCTAACAATGAACTTCTAGAATTTATGGGCAAG GTTTTAGGGTTAAAACTAAGCCAGATGACCCTCCAAAGAGGGTGGAATAGCAAGTCTAAGCTCCTCGTG GTGGAAGATTTGACAGCTAGAGAGGTATATgagaaactgcttgaagctgtGCAGCCTTAA
- the LOC110915769 gene encoding 60S ribosomal protein L17-2, producing the protein MVKYSKEPENPTKSCKARGSDLRCHFKNTRETAHAIRKLPLIKAKRYLEDVLAHKQAIPFTRFCRGVGRTAQAKNRHSNGQGRWPAKSAKFILDLLKNAESNAEVKGLDVDALHISHIQVNQAQKQRRRTYRAHGRINPYMSSPCHIELTLSEKEEPVKKEPETQLAPRTKKNQA; encoded by the exons atg GTGAAGTACTCGAAGGAACCAGAAAACCCTACCAAAT CTTGCAAAGCCAGAGGATCTGATCTCAGGTGCCATTTTAAG AATACCCGTGAAACAGCCCATGCTATCCGTAAGTTGCCTTTAATCAAGGCTAAGAGATACTTGGAAGATGTTTTGGCTCATAAGCAAGCCATTCCATTTACCCGTTTTTGTCGCGGAGTTGGGCGTACTGCTCAGGCAAAAAACCGTCATTCTAATGGTCAAGGGCGTTGGCCTGCAAAGTCTGCGAAGTTTATCCTTGATTTACTCAAAAATGCTGAGAGTAACGCAGAG GTCAAAGGGTTGGATGTGGACGCCCTTCACATCTCTCACATCCAGGTGAACCAAGCCCAGAAACAGAGACGTCGTACATACCGTGCACATGGAAGAATTAATC CTTACATGTCATCTCCGTGTCACATTGAGCTCACTTTGTCTGAGAAAGAAGAACCTGTTAAAAAGGAG CCTGAGACTCAATTGGCCCCTAGAACCAAAAAGAATCAAGCTTAA